In one Mycobacterium heckeshornense genomic region, the following are encoded:
- a CDS encoding PaaI family thioesterase, producing the protein MVARHPGGGFNPPEPTTKGGPDYGRFIEAVRTLQDHARDVDAPDEVISEAADLIEKVSDLLAPFDTDEWSSPSGRRMDLPNRGNILAVPMSMSKTDDGRLRGWARFRRFHLGRNGAVHGGALGLLFDSVLGMTSAVLTGGPYQRTAYLHLDYRSIVPIDKQLQVDAGVDRVDGRKIFVSGSLCDGETLLTEAQGLFVLLKPCQP; encoded by the coding sequence CTGGTGGCCCGACATCCCGGCGGCGGATTCAATCCGCCCGAACCGACCACCAAGGGTGGACCCGACTACGGGCGGTTCATCGAAGCCGTGCGAACCCTGCAAGATCACGCCCGCGACGTCGACGCGCCCGACGAGGTGATCAGCGAGGCGGCGGATCTCATCGAGAAGGTCTCCGACCTGCTGGCCCCGTTCGACACCGACGAGTGGTCCTCGCCGTCAGGCCGGCGGATGGATCTGCCGAACCGCGGCAACATCCTCGCCGTGCCGATGTCGATGAGCAAAACTGACGACGGCCGGCTGCGCGGCTGGGCCCGTTTCCGCCGATTCCACTTGGGCCGCAACGGCGCGGTGCACGGCGGGGCGCTGGGGCTACTGTTCGATTCGGTGCTCGGCATGACGTCGGCGGTGCTCACCGGCGGCCCGTATCAGCGCACCGCCTACCTGCACCTCGATTACCGCAGCATCGTGCCGATCGACAAGCAGCTGCAGGTCGACGCGGGCGTCGACCGCGTCGACGGCCGCAAGATCTTTGTGTCCGGCAGCCTTTGCGACGGCGAGACCCTGCTGACCGAAGCGCAAGGATTGTTCGTCCTGCTCAAGCCCTGTCAGCCATGA
- the thrS gene encoding threonine--tRNA ligase, protein MSAPAQPASGADGGDPLRPAAPELRSPIRVPAGTTAAAAVQAAGLPSRGAPDAVVVVRDPDGKLRDLSWAPERDADVVPVAANTEDGRSVIRHSCAHVLAQAVQDLFPQAKLGIGPPITDGFYYDFDVPEPFTPEHLEALEKRMRQIVKEGQLFSRRVYESKEQARAELADEPYKVELVDDKSGDPAVMEVGGDELTAYDNLNPRTRERVWSDLCRGPHIPTTRHIPAFKLTRTSAAYWRGDQNNPSLQRIYGTAWESQEALERHLQLLEEASRRDHRKLGAELDLFSFPDEIGSGLPVFHPKGGIIRRELEDYSRRKHLEAGYEFVTTPHITKAQLFHTSGHLDWYAEAMFPPMHLDAEHNEDGTVRKPGQDYYLKPMNCPMHCLIYRSRGRSYRELPLRLFEFGTVYRYEKSGVVHGLTRARGFTMDDAHIFCTREQLPEELASLLRFVLDLLGDYGLEDFYLELSTKDPEKFVGSEKIWDEATATLAEVARQSGLELVPDPGGAAFYGPKISVQARDALGRSWQMSTIQLDFNFPERFELEFTADDGTRQRPVMIHRALFGSIERFFGILTEHYAGAFPAWLAPVQVVGIPVADDHVPYLKDVAAQLKSYGVRAEVDASDDRMAKKIVHHTNHKVPFMLLAGDRDMAAGAVSFRFGDRTQINGVPRDEAVGAIVKWISERENAAPTADLVKVSSRG, encoded by the coding sequence GTGAGCGCGCCCGCACAACCTGCCTCCGGAGCCGATGGCGGCGATCCGCTGCGCCCGGCTGCGCCGGAGTTGCGATCGCCGATTCGGGTTCCGGCCGGAACCACCGCAGCCGCCGCGGTGCAGGCCGCGGGGTTGCCCAGCCGCGGCGCGCCCGATGCCGTCGTGGTCGTGCGCGACCCCGACGGCAAGCTGCGCGATTTGAGCTGGGCGCCGGAACGAGATGCCGACGTCGTCCCGGTCGCGGCCAACACCGAGGACGGGCGCAGCGTCATCCGGCACTCATGCGCGCATGTGCTGGCCCAAGCCGTGCAAGACCTGTTCCCGCAAGCCAAGCTCGGCATCGGCCCACCGATCACCGACGGCTTCTACTACGACTTCGACGTGCCGGAGCCGTTCACCCCGGAGCACCTCGAGGCGCTGGAGAAGCGGATGCGCCAGATCGTCAAGGAGGGCCAGCTGTTCTCGCGGCGCGTCTACGAATCCAAAGAACAAGCCCGCGCTGAACTGGCTGACGAGCCGTACAAAGTGGAGCTCGTCGACGACAAGTCCGGCGACCCGGCCGTGATGGAAGTAGGCGGCGACGAGCTGACTGCTTATGACAACCTCAATCCCCGTACCCGGGAACGGGTTTGGAGCGATCTGTGCCGCGGTCCGCATATTCCCACCACGCGACACATTCCCGCGTTCAAGCTCACCCGTACCTCGGCCGCCTACTGGCGCGGCGACCAGAACAACCCCAGCCTGCAACGCATCTACGGCACGGCCTGGGAATCGCAGGAAGCGCTCGAGCGCCATCTGCAGCTGCTCGAGGAAGCCTCGCGACGCGACCACCGCAAGCTCGGCGCCGAGCTGGACCTGTTCAGCTTTCCCGACGAAATCGGTTCCGGCCTACCGGTTTTCCATCCCAAGGGCGGCATCATACGTCGGGAGCTGGAGGACTATTCACGGCGCAAGCACCTCGAGGCCGGCTACGAGTTCGTTACCACCCCGCATATCACCAAGGCGCAGCTGTTCCACACCTCCGGTCACCTGGACTGGTATGCCGAGGCCATGTTCCCGCCCATGCACCTCGACGCCGAACACAACGAGGACGGCACTGTGCGCAAGCCCGGGCAGGACTACTACCTGAAGCCGATGAACTGCCCGATGCACTGCCTGATCTACCGGTCACGTGGACGGTCCTATCGCGAACTTCCGTTGCGGCTCTTTGAATTCGGCACCGTGTATCGCTACGAGAAGTCCGGGGTTGTGCACGGGTTGACCAGGGCACGCGGGTTCACCATGGACGACGCGCACATCTTTTGCACCCGTGAGCAGCTGCCCGAGGAGTTGGCGTCGCTGCTGCGGTTCGTGCTCGACCTGCTCGGCGACTACGGGCTGGAAGACTTCTACCTCGAGCTGTCGACGAAGGACCCGGAGAAGTTCGTCGGCTCCGAGAAGATCTGGGACGAGGCGACCGCCACACTGGCCGAGGTGGCCCGGCAATCCGGTCTGGAGCTGGTGCCAGACCCGGGCGGGGCGGCGTTCTACGGTCCGAAAATCTCGGTGCAGGCCCGCGACGCTCTGGGCCGCAGCTGGCAGATGTCGACCATTCAGCTGGACTTCAACTTTCCGGAGCGTTTCGAGCTGGAGTTCACCGCTGACGACGGCACCCGGCAGCGACCGGTGATGATCCACCGCGCGCTGTTCGGCTCGATCGAACGGTTCTTCGGCATCCTCACCGAGCACTACGCGGGCGCCTTCCCGGCATGGCTGGCGCCGGTCCAGGTGGTCGGCATTCCGGTGGCCGACGATCACGTGCCGTACCTAAAGGATGTTGCTGCGCAACTGAAGTCGTACGGAGTGCGGGCCGAAGTCGACGCCAGCGACGACCGGATGGCCAAGAAGATCGTGCACCACACCAACCACAAGGTGCCGTTTATGCTGCTGGCCGGCGACCGCGATATGGCGGCAGGCGCGGTGAGTTTCCGGTTCGGCGACCGCACCCAGATCAACGGCGTGCCCCGCGACGAGGCCGTCGGGGCAATTGTGAAATGGATTAGTGAACGCGAGAACGCCGCTCCCACAGCTGATTTGGTGAAAGTGAGCAGTCGTGGCTGA